One part of the Arthrobacter tumbae genome encodes these proteins:
- a CDS encoding 3'-5' exonuclease, with protein MNSWHMFPRAAFDLETTGRDPLTARIVTASVILVDGHGAVLEQHEWLANPGVDIPAEATAVHGIATRTAQACGSPAANVVSQIAGVLSGFFRERIPVLAFNARYDFTVLAREGLRHGVHTPDPFPVLDPYVMDKHADRYRPGKRTLTAMCAHYGVPLENAHTSAADVLATLGVGAVLAERFPQLRRTAPDLHEFQMTWALRQAESFQEYLRHSNPEAVVEGRWPAIAS; from the coding sequence ATGAACAGTTGGCACATGTTTCCCCGGGCGGCCTTCGATCTTGAAACGACCGGCCGCGATCCGCTCACAGCACGTATCGTGACCGCCTCTGTCATCCTCGTCGATGGACACGGCGCAGTTCTGGAGCAGCATGAGTGGCTGGCCAACCCCGGTGTGGACATACCGGCCGAGGCCACCGCCGTTCATGGAATTGCCACCCGGACGGCGCAGGCATGCGGGTCCCCTGCTGCCAACGTGGTGAGCCAGATTGCCGGCGTCCTCAGCGGATTCTTCCGCGAAAGAATTCCCGTGCTCGCTTTCAACGCCCGCTATGACTTCACGGTCCTCGCACGTGAGGGTCTGCGGCATGGCGTTCACACTCCCGACCCGTTTCCGGTACTGGACCCGTATGTGATGGACAAGCACGCAGACCGGTACCGGCCCGGAAAGAGGACGCTCACTGCCATGTGCGCGCACTACGGTGTCCCACTGGAGAACGCGCACACCTCGGCCGCCGATGTCCTGGCGACTCTCGGCGTGGGAGCGGTCCTGGCAGAGCGGTTCCCACAACTGCGCAGGACTGCCCCGGACCTGCACGAGTTCCAGATGACCTGGGCTCTCCGGCAGGCGGAAAGCTTTCAGGAATACCTCCGCCACAGCAATCCGGAGGCCGTGGTTGAAGGTCGCTGGCCGGCGATCGCGTCGTGA
- a CDS encoding methionine ABC transporter ATP-binding protein, translating into MITVTNLRKTYRQGERTVTALDDVTLSVPKGSIHGIVGHSGAGKSTLVRCLTLLDRPSSGSVVIDGRELTRVKDSEVRTARRRIGMVFQHANLMDSRTAAQNIAHPLELVKTPKAEIARKVAELLSLVGLTEFADAYPSQLSGGQKQRVGIARALASDPDVLLCDEPTSALDPTTTEDILALIRNLTHTLNLTVLVITHEMHVVKRICDSVSLLERGRIIEHGPLQNVVGDRTGSLGKSLMPLPSSTANAALPELELLLVGESASAPVLSELTRRFDASVNVIAGTVETLGGSRFGRLRVEVDSPRPLSEITAYLEGAGVHVEVAA; encoded by the coding sequence ATGATTACAGTCACCAACCTGCGCAAAACCTACCGCCAGGGCGAGCGAACCGTTACGGCCCTGGACGACGTCACCCTTTCAGTGCCCAAGGGTTCAATTCACGGCATTGTGGGACACTCCGGCGCCGGCAAATCGACTCTTGTCCGATGCCTGACCCTTCTTGACCGCCCTTCATCCGGCTCGGTCGTCATTGATGGACGCGAGCTGACACGCGTCAAGGACTCGGAAGTCCGCACGGCGAGGCGTCGTATCGGCATGGTTTTCCAGCACGCCAACCTCATGGACTCGAGGACGGCCGCCCAGAATATTGCGCATCCTCTGGAACTGGTGAAGACGCCGAAGGCGGAAATCGCGCGCAAGGTCGCTGAGCTGCTCTCCCTGGTCGGTCTCACGGAATTCGCGGACGCGTACCCCTCCCAGCTCTCCGGCGGCCAGAAGCAGCGCGTAGGAATCGCCCGGGCGCTGGCGTCCGATCCCGACGTGCTGCTGTGCGACGAGCCGACCTCGGCGCTTGACCCCACCACCACTGAGGACATCCTCGCGCTCATCCGCAACCTCACGCACACGCTGAACCTGACGGTCCTGGTCATTACGCATGAGATGCACGTCGTGAAGCGGATCTGCGACTCGGTGTCCCTGCTTGAGCGCGGCCGGATCATCGAGCACGGTCCCCTTCAGAACGTTGTCGGTGACCGCACCGGGTCCCTGGGCAAGTCCCTGATGCCACTGCCCTCCAGCACCGCGAACGCAGCCCTACCGGAGCTGGAGCTGCTGCTGGTCGGCGAGAGCGCTTCAGCGCCTGTCCTCTCCGAACTGACCCGGCGTTTTGATGCCAGCGTGAACGTCATTGCCGGAACGGTGGAGACGCTCGGAGGATCCCGCTTCGGCAGGCTCCGCGTCGAGGTTGATTCTCCAAGGCCCCTCAGCGAAATTACCGCCTATCTGGAAGGCGCCGGCGTACACGTGGAGGTAGCGGCATGA
- a CDS encoding methionine ABC transporter permease has product MNVLDNLFENPGITEALPEEFLATLQMIGISGFFTLLIGLPLGIFLHTSSPGGLRPMPVTNRVVSDVVVNITRSIPFAILMVSLIPLARFLTGSSIGPVAASVSLSIGAIPFFARLVETSLRDVSSGKIDAALVMGSTRLQVITKVMIAEALPSLIAAFTTTLVTLVGYSAMAGIIGGGGLGRLAYNYGLQRFDTTVMVVIIVIIVAIVQIIQLIGDRLAQRVDHRTAATAGARRSRRVRREDATSVVGV; this is encoded by the coding sequence ATGAACGTCCTCGATAATCTCTTCGAGAACCCGGGGATCACCGAAGCACTGCCGGAGGAGTTCCTCGCAACCCTCCAGATGATCGGCATCTCGGGCTTCTTCACCCTGCTGATCGGACTTCCGCTCGGCATCTTCCTGCATACCAGCAGCCCGGGAGGCCTGCGGCCAATGCCGGTCACCAACCGCGTGGTGAGCGATGTGGTCGTGAACATCACACGGTCCATTCCCTTCGCGATCCTCATGGTGTCCCTGATTCCGCTGGCCCGCTTCCTGACCGGATCTTCGATCGGCCCGGTCGCCGCCTCGGTTTCGCTGAGCATCGGAGCCATACCGTTCTTCGCCCGCCTCGTGGAAACGAGCCTGCGCGACGTATCTTCAGGCAAAATCGACGCCGCCCTGGTCATGGGCTCAACCCGCCTTCAGGTCATCACCAAAGTCATGATCGCCGAGGCCCTCCCGTCCCTGATCGCTGCATTCACCACAACGCTCGTCACTCTTGTGGGGTACTCGGCGATGGCCGGAATCATCGGCGGCGGTGGTCTGGGCAGGCTGGCCTACAACTATGGCCTGCAGCGGTTCGACACGACAGTGATGGTGGTCATCATCGTGATCATTGTCGCCATCGTGCAGATCATCCAGCTCATCGGCGACCGGCTTGCACAGCGGGTGGACCACCGCACCGCGGCCACGGCCGGTGCCCGCCGCAGCAGGCGCGTCCGGCGGGAAGACGCCACGAGCGTCGTCGGAGTCTGA
- a CDS encoding MetQ/NlpA family ABC transporter substrate-binding protein produces the protein MRKQFSLAAAGLAALLTLSACGAGDSAPAAAVETLDPASPATVTVGASPVPHAQILEFVRDNLAEGTGIELEIQEFDDYTTPNIALSEGDLDANYFQHLPYFESQVESQGYEFAHGEGVHIEPYAAFSEKHDDVSAIPDGGRIAITNDPSNQARALTLMQEAGVLENIEADASVLSLTEEQNPKGLEFIENQPELLLNDLQDPTVDLAIINGNYILDAGLSTENALIVESVDSNPYANFLAWNTSSEGDARIAKLEELLHSPEVKQYIEETWPSGDVAPAF, from the coding sequence ATGCGTAAGCAGTTTTCGCTGGCAGCCGCCGGACTGGCCGCACTTCTTACCCTCTCAGCCTGCGGAGCGGGCGACAGCGCTCCGGCCGCCGCCGTCGAAACCCTCGACCCCGCGAGCCCGGCAACGGTCACCGTCGGCGCGAGCCCTGTACCCCACGCCCAGATTCTGGAGTTCGTCCGGGACAACCTCGCCGAGGGGACGGGCATCGAGCTGGAAATCCAGGAGTTCGACGACTACACCACCCCCAACATCGCACTGAGCGAGGGCGACCTGGATGCCAACTACTTCCAGCACCTGCCTTACTTCGAGAGCCAGGTCGAGAGCCAGGGCTATGAGTTCGCGCATGGCGAGGGCGTACATATTGAGCCCTACGCGGCCTTCTCCGAAAAGCACGACGACGTCTCGGCCATCCCCGACGGCGGCCGCATAGCCATCACCAATGACCCCTCCAACCAGGCGCGCGCCCTCACGCTCATGCAGGAAGCCGGCGTGCTGGAGAACATCGAAGCCGATGCTTCCGTCCTGTCCCTGACCGAGGAGCAGAACCCCAAGGGTCTGGAGTTCATCGAGAATCAGCCGGAGCTGCTGCTCAATGATCTGCAGGATCCCACCGTTGACCTTGCCATCATCAACGGAAACTACATCCTGGACGCGGGCCTCAGCACGGAGAATGCCCTGATCGTGGAGTCCGTCGACAGCAACCCGTATGCGAACTTCCTCGCATGGAACACCTCCTCCGAGGGCGATGCGCGGATTGCCAAGCTCGAAGAGCTGCTGCACTCCCCGGAGGTCAAGCAGTACATCGAGGAGACCTGGCCGAGCGGAGACGTAGCTCCCGCCTTCTAG
- the hemL gene encoding glutamate-1-semialdehyde 2,1-aminomutase, with amino-acid sequence MTQSEDLFARAQTLMPGGVNSPVRAFGSVGGTPRFLVSAQGPYVTDADGRRYVDLVCSWGPALLGHAHPAVLDAVHQAADRGLSFGASTPAEADLAQLVRDRVSAVERIRMVSTGTEATMTAVRLARGFTGRNLIVKFAGCYHGHLDGLLAAAGSGVATLALPGSAGVTDATAAETLVLPYNDVEAVEAAFAEHGASIAAVITEAAPANMGVVEPAPGFNAALSRITAEYGSLFIMDEVLTGFRVGAGGYWGLTGESEGWVPDLLTFGKVIGGGLPAAALGGRADVMEYLAPLGPVYQAGTLSGNPLAMAAGVAQLTHATDEVYRHIDARSLELSAAVSEELSRTGVDHSVQRAGNLFSIAFGTSERGVVNYADAQAQETFRYAPFFHSMLESGIYLPPSVFEAWFLSSAHDDAAMEHIVSALPAAARAAAAAGATPPGV; translated from the coding sequence ATGACACAGTCCGAAGATCTTTTCGCCCGGGCGCAGACCCTCATGCCCGGCGGAGTGAATTCGCCGGTGCGGGCCTTCGGCTCCGTGGGCGGCACCCCCCGCTTCCTCGTATCGGCTCAGGGACCCTATGTGACCGACGCCGACGGACGCCGGTACGTTGACCTGGTCTGCTCCTGGGGACCTGCGCTGCTTGGGCATGCCCACCCTGCGGTTCTGGACGCAGTCCACCAGGCTGCTGATCGCGGACTGTCCTTCGGCGCATCCACGCCGGCCGAAGCGGACCTGGCCCAGTTGGTCCGGGACCGGGTGTCCGCCGTCGAACGCATCCGCATGGTTTCCACCGGCACCGAAGCGACCATGACCGCCGTCCGCCTGGCGCGCGGTTTCACCGGCCGCAACCTCATCGTGAAGTTCGCGGGCTGCTACCACGGACACCTCGACGGCCTGCTGGCCGCCGCTGGATCAGGGGTGGCAACGCTGGCCCTGCCGGGTTCCGCGGGCGTGACCGATGCGACGGCTGCCGAGACCCTCGTGCTGCCGTACAACGACGTCGAGGCAGTCGAAGCCGCATTTGCCGAGCACGGAGCTTCCATCGCCGCCGTCATTACCGAAGCTGCTCCGGCCAACATGGGCGTCGTTGAACCCGCACCCGGCTTCAACGCGGCCCTGTCGCGAATCACTGCCGAGTACGGTTCGCTCTTCATCATGGACGAGGTCCTCACCGGCTTCCGGGTGGGTGCGGGCGGCTATTGGGGGCTCACCGGCGAGAGTGAGGGGTGGGTCCCGGACCTGCTGACCTTCGGCAAGGTGATCGGCGGCGGGCTTCCTGCCGCCGCCCTCGGTGGCCGGGCGGACGTGATGGAATACCTCGCGCCGCTGGGACCGGTCTATCAGGCGGGCACACTGTCCGGCAACCCGCTGGCGATGGCAGCAGGTGTTGCCCAGCTCACCCACGCAACCGATGAGGTCTACCGGCACATTGATGCCCGTTCCCTGGAGCTGTCCGCCGCGGTATCGGAGGAACTGTCCCGGACCGGCGTCGACCATTCCGTCCAGCGTGCCGGGAATCTGTTCAGCATCGCCTTCGGGACGTCCGAGCGGGGTGTGGTGAACTACGCCGACGCCCAGGCGCAGGAGACGTTCCGGTACGCGCCGTTCTTCCACTCCATGCTTGAATCCGGCATCTACCTCCCGCCGTCGGTGTTCGAGGCGTGGTTCCTTTCCTCAGCCCACGACGACGCCGCCATGGAACACATCGTGTCGGCGTTGCCGGCCGCCGCGCGCGCCGCGGCCGCCGCAGGGGCAACACCCCCGGGCGTATAG
- the hemB gene encoding porphobilinogen synthase, with protein MSFPEHRPRRLRSTPAIRRLTAENRLSPAELVLPAFIREGLTEPVPISSMPGVVQHSSDTLKRAAVEAVELGVGGIMLFGIPAHRDATGSAGIDPDGVLNRAIADVRSEVGDSLVIMSDVCLDEFTDHGHCGVLAADGAVDNDATLELYAQMAVAQAEAGAHMLGPSGMMDGQVGVIRRALDAAGHQETSVLAYAAKYASAFYGPFREAVDSQLTGDRRTYQMDAANRREALREVQLDLAEGADLVMVKPAMSYLDIVADVAAMSPVPVAAYQISGEYAMIEAAAANGWIDRRRSIEESVLGIKRAGAQIILTYWATELATWLKECK; from the coding sequence ATGAGCTTCCCTGAACACCGGCCCCGCCGGCTGCGCTCCACTCCGGCAATCCGCCGGTTGACGGCGGAGAACCGGCTCAGTCCGGCAGAGCTGGTTCTGCCGGCATTTATCCGTGAAGGACTGACTGAGCCGGTCCCCATCAGCTCAATGCCGGGAGTGGTCCAGCACAGTTCGGACACCCTGAAACGCGCTGCCGTGGAAGCCGTCGAGCTCGGCGTGGGCGGCATCATGCTCTTCGGCATCCCCGCGCATCGTGATGCGACCGGAAGCGCGGGGATCGACCCCGACGGTGTCCTGAACCGGGCCATCGCCGATGTGCGCTCTGAAGTCGGGGATTCACTCGTCATCATGAGCGACGTATGCCTCGACGAGTTCACTGACCACGGCCACTGCGGCGTGCTGGCGGCCGACGGTGCCGTGGACAACGACGCCACGCTGGAGCTCTATGCGCAGATGGCGGTCGCCCAGGCCGAAGCCGGTGCGCACATGCTCGGCCCGTCCGGGATGATGGACGGCCAGGTGGGTGTCATCCGCCGCGCGCTTGACGCCGCCGGCCATCAGGAGACCTCCGTGCTGGCCTATGCGGCCAAGTATGCTTCCGCCTTCTACGGCCCGTTCCGTGAGGCCGTGGACTCGCAGCTGACCGGTGACCGCCGGACCTACCAGATGGATGCGGCCAACCGCCGTGAAGCGCTCCGCGAGGTGCAGCTGGACCTCGCGGAAGGCGCAGACCTGGTGATGGTCAAACCGGCAATGAGCTATCTCGACATCGTCGCGGACGTGGCAGCGATGTCACCCGTGCCGGTTGCCGCGTACCAGATCTCGGGGGAGTACGCCATGATCGAGGCGGCTGCCGCGAACGGCTGGATCGACCGTCGTCGTTCCATCGAGGAGTCGGTCCTCGGGATCAAACGGGCCGGCGCGCAGATCATCCTCACCTACTGGGCAACCGAACTGGCCACCTGGCTGAAGGAGTGCAAGTAA
- a CDS encoding uroporphyrinogen-III synthase, with product MAAELNRRGAKVLFAPLIDWELPADTTELDRFLNTADSYDWLVITSVTTVRVLAQRARIRRVSLSSLVGSARVAAVGAATGAALSELGVTVQLTPGKDQSAEGLLAELPAQPARALLPQSDLADDTLRAGLAGRGWTIDAVTAYVTVDYPAAADRRVGAVSDDVSHDPVSGNPCQAAGTITQQDLLGDLRQGRIDVVVLTSPSIAARLHAMMETLPDTVATVAIGRRTERDASALGMRIDATASVPSPAGIADAVRTAVVNHRKRN from the coding sequence ATGGCAGCGGAACTGAACAGACGGGGAGCGAAGGTGCTGTTTGCTCCGCTGATCGACTGGGAACTGCCGGCGGACACCACCGAGCTGGACCGGTTCCTGAATACCGCAGATTCCTACGACTGGCTGGTAATCACGAGCGTCACCACCGTGCGCGTTCTGGCGCAGCGGGCACGCATTCGGAGGGTGTCCCTGTCATCGCTCGTCGGTTCCGCGAGGGTAGCCGCAGTTGGAGCCGCCACGGGCGCTGCGCTTTCAGAACTAGGCGTGACGGTTCAGCTGACCCCGGGGAAGGACCAGTCTGCTGAAGGACTCCTGGCAGAACTGCCTGCGCAGCCGGCCAGAGCCCTGCTGCCGCAATCGGATCTGGCAGACGACACGCTCCGGGCAGGCTTGGCCGGCCGCGGCTGGACGATCGATGCCGTGACCGCCTACGTCACCGTCGATTATCCTGCTGCCGCCGATCGGCGGGTCGGTGCCGTGAGCGACGACGTCAGCCACGACCCGGTCAGCGGCAACCCCTGCCAGGCGGCAGGAACGATCACGCAGCAGGACCTGTTGGGTGACCTTCGGCAGGGACGGATCGACGTCGTCGTTCTTACCTCACCCAGCATTGCGGCCCGGCTGCATGCCATGATGGAAACGCTGCCGGATACCGTGGCCACGGTGGCCATCGGGCGCCGGACGGAGCGGGATGCATCAGCGCTGGGAATGCGGATCGACGCAACAGCTTCCGTCCCCAGTCCCGCAGGAATTGCAGATGCGGTTCGCACCGCCGTCGTCAATCATCGGAAGAGGAATTAA
- the hemC gene encoding hydroxymethylbilane synthase has product MNSAVRVGTRASALALTQTTTVAESLAGLGGFDYELVRVSTTGDVNRASLSQIGGTGVFVAALREALLDDTCDVAVHSLKDLPTGEAEGLTVAAVPARADIRDALCARDGLTLAGLPEGASVGTGSPRRAAQLRAARPDLSIIDIRGNVDTRLARVAGLVDGGPGDLDAVVLAAAGLTRLGRQGLITEYLAPELMLPAPGQGALAVECRSDDAGASVFAQALQHYDHLPTRLAVTAERAVLRRLEAGCTAPIGAHATVADDLLTLEAVVCSADGSRLLRRTERTADLTVNGAAAAGVVLAEELLANGAAEIAGLSADL; this is encoded by the coding sequence ATGAACTCCGCTGTCCGGGTAGGGACCCGTGCCAGTGCGCTCGCGCTGACACAGACCACGACGGTCGCGGAATCGCTCGCCGGCCTGGGCGGATTCGATTACGAGCTCGTGCGCGTCAGCACCACCGGCGACGTCAACCGGGCGTCCCTGTCACAGATCGGCGGCACGGGCGTCTTCGTCGCGGCCCTGCGTGAGGCACTGCTCGATGACACCTGCGATGTCGCGGTCCACTCCCTCAAGGATCTCCCGACCGGCGAAGCCGAAGGGCTTACTGTTGCGGCTGTCCCTGCACGCGCCGATATCCGGGACGCGCTGTGTGCCCGCGACGGACTGACGCTGGCCGGGCTACCCGAAGGCGCCAGCGTGGGAACCGGCTCCCCCCGACGGGCTGCACAGCTCAGGGCTGCCCGCCCTGACCTCTCCATCATCGATATCCGCGGCAACGTGGACACCCGCCTGGCACGCGTCGCCGGACTGGTGGATGGCGGACCGGGTGACCTCGATGCCGTGGTGCTGGCAGCTGCGGGCCTGACGCGCCTTGGCCGTCAGGGACTCATCACGGAGTACCTGGCGCCCGAGCTGATGCTGCCCGCGCCCGGCCAGGGCGCGCTGGCTGTCGAGTGCCGGTCCGACGACGCCGGTGCCTCCGTCTTCGCCCAGGCTCTTCAACACTATGATCACCTGCCTACCAGACTGGCCGTCACCGCCGAGCGGGCAGTCCTGCGCAGGCTCGAAGCCGGCTGCACGGCGCCTATCGGCGCCCATGCAACAGTGGCCGATGATCTGCTGACCCTCGAGGCTGTGGTGTGCAGCGCGGACGGCAGCCGTTTGCTGCGCCGAACAGAACGCACAGCGGACCTTACAGTGAATGGAGCAGCCGCCGCCGGCGTCGTGCTGGCCGAAGAACTCCTCGCCAACGGAGCGGCGGAGATTGCCGGGCTCAGCGCGGATCTATGA